TGGGCTATGCTTTCGGTATGAGATTTTTTGTGGGCATATACCGTCTGATTATTGCATTTTTCTGTTTTTCTGGAACATATGAAGGCTGGCTTCTGGGAATTGGCAGTAAATGGGTCTACTTCACTTTTGAAACGAATGCCGTTCTTGGCCTTATCATGCTGTGGGCGGGTGCCGCATCGCTGTTGAAGGGCATTCAGCCGCCCGCATGGCTGAAGGGTTGCCTGACACTGTATATCATCATCACCGGGCTGGTTGCCTGGTTGATACTGCCTCCGGCTGATCCGGCGACCACCACGCATCTCTACGGCATGATGACGTCAACGATGGTTCATATCATTGCCCCAATCTTGGCAAGCATCGACTTCGTGCTCTTTGACCCGCATCGCCGTTATCAGTGGCACTACTCGTTGAGCTGGCTGGCCTACTTCCCCTTCTATGTGGCATTTGTCGTGATTCGAGCCCAAATCTGGCCGAATGCAGGCCCCGGCAAGGATCCATACCCATACGGGTTCATCGATCTGAAGGCCTTGGGATGGCAGCAGTTTGGCATCAACATCGTGACCTATGCGCTCGCATTCTTTGTC
This Bifidobacterium sp. WK041_4_12 DNA region includes the following protein-coding sequences:
- a CDS encoding Pr6Pr family membrane protein — translated: MRFFVGIYRLIIAFFCFSGTYEGWLLGIGSKWVYFTFETNAVLGLIMLWAGAASLLKGIQPPAWLKGCLTLYIIITGLVAWLILPPADPATTTHLYGMMTSTMVHIIAPILASIDFVLFDPHRRYQWHYSLSWLAYFPFYVAFVVIRAQIWPNAGPGKDPYPYGFIDLKALGWQQFGINIVTYALAFFVMGLLLFVIDRILPKKTPLTVS